A window of the Streptomyces albireticuli genome harbors these coding sequences:
- a CDS encoding GntR family transcriptional regulator — MPEQTPRQTWESDSARYLTPRGREKPDAWAEEAGESKRRGGQRLLSAGTVVPPADVARALGLEAGGQAVSRRRLILLDDEPVELADSYYPPRVAAGTALAEPRKVPGGAVTLLAELGFLATRVEETVSARLPTEEEREALRLGEHEPVLVLNRLILDGDGLPMEFCAMTMTAKDRTLRYRMRLD, encoded by the coding sequence GTGCCGGAACAGACACCACGACAGACCTGGGAGAGCGACTCCGCCAGGTACCTCACGCCGCGCGGCCGGGAGAAGCCGGACGCGTGGGCCGAGGAGGCCGGGGAGAGCAAGCGCCGGGGCGGGCAGCGGCTCCTCTCCGCCGGGACGGTCGTACCGCCCGCCGACGTCGCCCGCGCCCTCGGCCTGGAGGCCGGCGGGCAGGCGGTCTCGCGGCGGCGCCTGATCCTCCTCGACGACGAGCCGGTCGAGCTCGCGGACTCGTACTACCCGCCGCGCGTCGCCGCCGGGACCGCCCTCGCCGAGCCGAGGAAGGTGCCGGGCGGCGCGGTCACCCTGCTCGCCGAACTCGGTTTCCTGGCAACGCGGGTGGAGGAGACGGTCTCCGCCCGCCTGCCCACGGAGGAGGAGCGGGAGGCGCTGCGGCTCGGCGAGCACGAGCCCGTACTCGTCCTGAACCGGCTGATCCTCGACGGGGACGGGCTGCCGATGGAGTTCTGCGCGATGACCATGACCGCGAAGGACCGGACGCTCCGCTACCGCATGCGGCTCGACTGA
- a CDS encoding thiol-disulfide oxidoreductase DCC family protein, whose product MRIRPVLVYDGDCGFCTTSVNIAEKHVRPRCTVTAWQFAELDALGVTQERAEHELLWITPAGTVYGGAQAVAKLLLSAGGPWAVLGAVLRLPPVRWAAHGVYRLVADNRQKMPGGTAACALPAARRPGAAGS is encoded by the coding sequence ATGCGTATCCGACCTGTGCTCGTCTACGACGGTGACTGCGGCTTCTGCACGACCTCGGTGAACATCGCCGAGAAGCACGTCCGGCCCCGCTGCACCGTCACCGCCTGGCAGTTCGCGGAGCTGGACGCCCTGGGCGTCACCCAGGAGCGGGCCGAGCACGAGCTGCTGTGGATCACCCCGGCCGGGACGGTGTACGGCGGCGCCCAGGCCGTCGCCAAGCTGCTGCTCAGCGCGGGCGGCCCCTGGGCCGTCCTCGGCGCCGTGCTCAGGCTGCCGCCGGTGCGCTGGGCCGCCCACGGCGTCTACCGGCTGGTGGCCGACAACCGGCAGAAGATGCCGGGCGGCACGGCGGCCTGCGCCCTGCCCGCCGCGCGGCGGCCCGGGGCCGCGGGGTCCTGA
- a CDS encoding DUF4328 domain-containing protein: protein MHRSGRCDACEGARPGIPRDGAGPAGGAYPAGGAQPVTGPESPYGPGTGPAPYPQGPAPFHAPPPGPGARLASPDGLARATVVLLVLCAVTDAVAVWSDISMFRLMDRVLADGVETVADADLDRADLTQAVAGFAQSAAYVAAAVLFVLWFRRVRVNAEVFAPDGHRMARGWSVGGWFVPVVNLWFPKKIANDTWNASLPYGPEGAPRPASRAVMNAWWVMWLVTTALGWISTRVDALADTFEKIRSSSGVLIVADAVDIVAAVLAVCFVRRLTALQREKAAQGPVPSVPGVRDRPPSEVPAVGDRPSAARA from the coding sequence GTGCACAGATCGGGGCGTTGCGACGCGTGCGAGGGGGCGAGGCCGGGCATCCCGCGGGACGGGGCGGGCCCGGCGGGTGGCGCGTACCCGGCGGGCGGCGCGCAGCCGGTGACGGGCCCGGAGTCCCCGTACGGGCCGGGCACGGGGCCGGCTCCGTACCCGCAGGGCCCGGCGCCCTTCCACGCGCCACCCCCGGGTCCCGGCGCGCGGCTCGCCTCCCCCGACGGCCTCGCCCGCGCGACCGTCGTCCTGCTGGTGCTCTGCGCGGTCACGGACGCCGTCGCGGTCTGGTCCGACATCAGCATGTTCCGGCTGATGGACAGGGTCCTCGCCGACGGCGTCGAGACCGTGGCCGACGCCGACCTGGACCGGGCCGACCTCACCCAGGCGGTCGCCGGCTTCGCCCAGTCCGCGGCCTACGTGGCCGCGGCCGTCCTCTTCGTGCTGTGGTTCCGCCGGGTCCGCGTCAACGCGGAGGTGTTCGCCCCGGACGGCCACCGCATGGCCCGGGGCTGGTCCGTCGGCGGCTGGTTCGTGCCGGTCGTCAACCTCTGGTTCCCGAAGAAGATCGCCAACGACACCTGGAACGCGAGCCTCCCGTACGGGCCGGAGGGCGCGCCCCGGCCCGCTTCGCGCGCGGTCATGAACGCGTGGTGGGTGATGTGGCTCGTGACGACGGCCCTCGGCTGGATCTCCACCCGGGTAGATGCCCTGGCCGACACGTTCGAGAAGATCCGGAGCTCCAGCGGGGTGCTGATCGTCGCGGACGCCGTCGACATCGTGGCGGCCGTCCTCGCCGTGTGCTTCGTGCGCCGGCTCACCGCGTTGCAGCGCGAGAAGGCGGCGCAGGGGCCGGTGCCGTCGGTGCCGGGCGTGAGGGACCGGCCGCCGTCGGAGGTGCCGGCCGTGGGCGACCGGCCGTCGGCGGCCCGCGCCTGA
- a CDS encoding GNAT family N-acetyltransferase — protein sequence MDTHGTRTTPAPAGRPPGPGRPAPALRRAAAPDAGAVAEVWLRSYDAALPTVRRAHSDDEVRAYFRHVVIPERETWVADAGDGGIAGVLVLTEGAGGRTPGPGRVDQLYLSPDWRGRGLGARFLSLAKERFPAGLELWTFQVNTPAHRFYERHGFTAAERTDGSGNEEREPDVRYVWFPR from the coding sequence ATGGACACCCACGGAACCCGCACCACGCCCGCCCCCGCCGGAAGGCCCCCCGGGCCGGGACGGCCGGCCCCGGCCCTGCGCCGCGCCGCCGCCCCGGACGCCGGGGCCGTGGCCGAGGTCTGGCTGCGCTCGTACGACGCGGCCCTGCCGACGGTCCGCCGGGCCCACTCGGACGACGAGGTGCGCGCCTACTTCCGCCACGTGGTGATCCCGGAGCGGGAGACCTGGGTCGCGGACGCGGGGGACGGCGGGATCGCCGGCGTGCTGGTCCTGACCGAGGGCGCCGGCGGCCGCACCCCCGGCCCCGGTCGCGTCGACCAGCTCTACCTCTCCCCGGACTGGCGCGGCCGCGGCCTGGGCGCCCGCTTCCTGTCCCTCGCCAAGGAGCGCTTCCCCGCCGGCCTGGAGCTGTGGACCTTCCAGGTCAACACGCCGGCCCACCGCTTCTACGAGCGCCACGGCTTCACGGCGGCCGAGCGCACGGACGGCTCCGGGAACGAGGAACGGGAACCGGACGTCCGTTACGTCTGGTTCCCTCGGTGA
- a CDS encoding winged helix DNA-binding domain-containing protein, with amino-acid sequence MTARPHVSDDQRRARLARRHLLSPGHRAASVEEVADALVGLHATDAATVYLSACARLAEPSSAEVERALYEDVTLVKLLSMRRTLFAVSSGLAPYVSSSTARAIAVRERAQFVRFLQQSTDGVWDERRLARTEREVLDALAARGQATTAELAKDVPALRETIAVSVGKPYESRQSVGSRLLRLLASDGHVRRGRPRGSWTSSLYPWAPVPRIPEMDVREAKAELARRWLGSFGPATEADLKWWTGWTLGDTRRALADVGAVGVELAGGAAGHALPDDLDDVPPAEPWAALLPGLDPTPMGWRGRDWYLSPDLVPALFDRAGNVGPTVWWDGRVVGGWAQRANGQIVWRPLVDVGREAATAINAEAARLTGWMGDVRVTPRFRTPLERELVR; translated from the coding sequence ATGACCGCCCGCCCCCACGTCTCCGACGACCAGCGCCGCGCCCGCCTCGCCCGGCGTCACCTCCTCTCCCCCGGCCACCGCGCCGCGTCCGTCGAGGAGGTCGCCGACGCGCTCGTAGGGCTGCACGCCACCGACGCCGCGACCGTGTACCTGTCGGCGTGCGCGCGGCTGGCCGAGCCCTCGTCCGCCGAGGTGGAGCGGGCGCTCTACGAGGACGTGACGCTGGTGAAGCTGCTGTCCATGCGGCGCACGCTCTTCGCCGTGAGCTCCGGCCTCGCCCCGTACGTCAGCTCCTCCACCGCCCGCGCGATCGCGGTGCGCGAGCGCGCCCAGTTCGTGCGGTTCCTCCAGCAGAGCACCGACGGCGTCTGGGACGAGCGGCGGCTCGCGCGGACCGAGCGGGAGGTGCTGGACGCGCTCGCCGCGCGCGGCCAGGCGACGACGGCCGAGCTCGCCAAGGACGTCCCCGCCCTGCGGGAGACGATCGCGGTCTCGGTGGGCAAACCGTACGAGTCGCGGCAGAGCGTCGGCAGCCGGCTGCTGCGGCTGCTGGCCTCCGACGGGCACGTGCGCCGCGGCCGGCCGCGCGGCTCGTGGACCAGCAGCCTGTACCCGTGGGCGCCCGTGCCGCGGATCCCGGAGATGGACGTGCGGGAGGCGAAGGCGGAGCTCGCCCGGCGCTGGCTCGGCTCCTTCGGGCCCGCGACGGAGGCGGACCTGAAGTGGTGGACGGGCTGGACGCTCGGCGACACCCGTAGGGCGCTGGCCGATGTGGGCGCGGTGGGGGTGGAGTTGGCGGGCGGCGCGGCCGGGCACGCCCTGCCGGACGACCTGGACGACGTACCGCCCGCCGAGCCCTGGGCCGCCCTGCTCCCCGGGCTCGACCCCACGCCGATGGGCTGGCGCGGCCGGGACTGGTACCTGTCGCCGGACCTGGTGCCCGCGCTCTTCGACCGGGCCGGGAACGTCGGGCCGACGGTGTGGTGGGACGGCCGGGTCGTGGGCGGCTGGGCCCAGCGCGCGAACGGGCAGATCGTCTGGCGGCCGCTGGTGGACGTGGGACGCGAGGCGGCCACCGCGATCAACGCGGAGGCCGCCAGGCTGACGGGCTGGATGGGTGACGTACGGGTCACGCCGCGCTTCCGGACACCGCTGGAGCGGGAACTGGTGCGGTGA
- a CDS encoding VOC family protein has product MPNELNHIIVHVKDRRETGAFLAWLAGSAEAPLEWGPFTQVTTSNAVGVDFADEMVPAEKINLSHLAFLVTDEEFEAVLARIAERGLPFWADPMLTEEGKINHDYGGRGVYVRDPGGTCVIEFITKPYGEQPSERSTRAAVATHGGGTGS; this is encoded by the coding sequence GTGCCCAACGAGTTGAACCACATCATCGTCCACGTCAAGGACCGCCGGGAGACCGGAGCGTTCCTGGCCTGGCTGGCGGGATCCGCCGAGGCGCCCCTCGAATGGGGTCCCTTCACCCAGGTCACCACGTCCAACGCGGTCGGCGTCGACTTCGCCGACGAAATGGTCCCGGCGGAGAAGATCAACCTCAGCCACCTCGCCTTCCTCGTCACGGACGAGGAGTTCGAGGCGGTCCTCGCCCGGATAGCGGAGCGCGGACTGCCGTTCTGGGCCGACCCGATGCTGACGGAGGAAGGGAAGATCAACCACGACTACGGCGGGCGCGGCGTCTACGTCCGCGACCCGGGCGGCACCTGCGTCATCGAGTTCATCACCAAGCCGTACGGGGAACAGCCGTCGGAGCGGTCCACGCGGGCGGCGGTGGCGACGCACGGCGGGGGAACGGGGAGCTGA
- a CDS encoding MFS transporter, producing MRTADSSQPPARNPQDPAATVETTADTHPERSRPRPRSTTAILVLACAAQFMVILDVTIVNVALPAMRAELHLDAAGQQWIVNAYTLGFAGLLLLGGRTADLVGNRRAFLAGVTAFTLASLAGGLADGGGPLVAARAVQGVGGAFLAPATLALLMRTFTDPASRARAMGAWSVVTAAGGAVGAVVGGVLTEYAGWRWVLFVNVPIGAALLTAALLYVPAAGGGRGGARRLDLPGALTATAGLTALVHGTIASETHGWDSPHVWVPAGAGALLLAAFVVVESRVAHPLVPLAILRHRGLAVANPLVMAMSGAGFSMWFLLSLHLQQNLGFSAVRAGLCFVPGSLGIIAGAGIATRLVARTGPRPLIVAGMTLGTAGFVWLSRISAGGSYAGEVAGPFVLTSLGFGLALMPAMVAATGGTDPAEAGLASGILNTSRQVGGALGLAVLATVASHTTAARLAWRPHELQRALTAGYGRALLTAAAFTACAALGALALPGRRGKAPLRHHS from the coding sequence ATGCGCACAGCCGACTCGTCACAGCCGCCGGCCAGGAACCCACAGGATCCCGCAGCCACCGTCGAAACCACCGCCGACACCCACCCGGAACGGTCCCGGCCCCGGCCCCGGTCCACCACCGCGATCCTCGTCCTCGCCTGCGCCGCCCAGTTCATGGTCATCCTCGATGTGACGATCGTGAACGTGGCGCTCCCCGCCATGCGCGCCGAGTTGCACCTCGACGCGGCGGGCCAGCAGTGGATCGTCAACGCCTACACCCTCGGCTTCGCCGGTCTGCTGCTCCTCGGCGGCCGGACGGCCGATCTCGTCGGCAACCGCCGCGCCTTCCTGGCCGGCGTCACCGCCTTCACCCTGGCCTCCCTGGCGGGCGGCCTGGCCGACGGCGGCGGCCCGCTCGTCGCGGCGCGCGCCGTCCAGGGCGTCGGCGGCGCGTTCCTCGCGCCCGCCACCCTCGCGCTGCTGATGAGGACCTTCACCGACCCCGCCTCCCGGGCCCGCGCGATGGGCGCCTGGAGTGTCGTCACGGCGGCCGGCGGCGCGGTCGGCGCGGTGGTCGGCGGGGTGCTCACCGAGTACGCCGGATGGCGCTGGGTGCTGTTCGTCAACGTCCCCATAGGCGCCGCGCTGCTGACCGCCGCGCTCCTGTACGTACCGGCGGCGGGCGGCGGCCGGGGCGGGGCGCGCCGGCTCGACCTGCCCGGCGCCCTCACGGCCACGGCCGGCCTGACCGCACTCGTGCACGGGACGATCGCCAGTGAGACGCACGGCTGGGACTCCCCGCACGTCTGGGTCCCGGCCGGCGCCGGGGCGCTGCTGCTGGCCGCGTTCGTCGTCGTCGAGTCCCGGGTCGCCCATCCGCTCGTACCCCTGGCGATCCTGCGCCACCGCGGCCTCGCCGTCGCCAACCCGCTGGTGATGGCGATGAGCGGGGCCGGGTTCTCGATGTGGTTCCTGCTGTCCCTGCACCTCCAGCAGAACCTCGGGTTCAGTGCCGTGCGGGCGGGCCTGTGCTTCGTGCCCGGGTCGCTCGGCATCATCGCGGGGGCCGGGATCGCGACCCGCCTCGTGGCCCGCACCGGGCCCCGCCCGCTGATCGTCGCCGGCATGACGCTGGGTACCGCCGGCTTCGTGTGGCTGTCCCGGATCAGCGCGGGCGGGAGCTACGCCGGCGAGGTGGCCGGGCCGTTCGTCCTCACGTCCCTCGGCTTCGGCCTGGCCCTCATGCCCGCCATGGTCGCCGCCACCGGTGGCACGGACCCGGCCGAGGCCGGGCTGGCCTCCGGGATCCTCAACACCTCCCGCCAGGTCGGCGGCGCGCTGGGCCTCGCCGTGCTCGCCACCGTCGCCTCGCACACCACGGCCGCCCGCCTGGCCTGGCGGCCCCACGAACTTCAGCGGGCGCTGACCGCCGGCTACGGCCGGGCCCTGCTGACCGCCGCCGCGTTCACCGCGTGCGCGGCACTGGGCGCCCTCGCCCTGCCCGGAAGGCGGGGCAAGGCGCCGCTCCGGCACCACTCGTAA
- a CDS encoding TetR/AcrR family transcriptional regulator, whose product MTPAARTATAPAPRARTSPPAPPATGGLRERKRERTRRAIAQAAFRLFAEDGFDAVTLTRIAAAADVAPATVFTHYASKEDIFFGRRDDFEPMVAEAVTGAATGAELLEELGRAYAGAFDIALAEDSLEQARVFSRVLLDSPALRHSYHPLAHRRRLLLEELLMERAGAHAADPVVRAELEAFAALANTARELGFEALHRSLAAGEPTDRVREAAETALARGYGRVVRAYGGKGVGVLDAG is encoded by the coding sequence ATGACTCCCGCCGCCCGCACCGCCACCGCGCCGGCGCCCCGCGCGCGGACCTCGCCGCCCGCGCCGCCCGCGACGGGCGGCCTGCGCGAGCGCAAGCGGGAGCGCACCCGCCGCGCGATCGCCCAGGCGGCCTTCCGGCTCTTCGCGGAGGACGGCTTCGACGCCGTCACGCTCACCCGGATCGCGGCGGCGGCGGACGTGGCCCCGGCCACCGTCTTCACGCACTACGCGTCGAAGGAGGACATCTTCTTCGGCCGCCGCGACGACTTCGAGCCGATGGTGGCCGAGGCCGTGACGGGCGCCGCCACCGGCGCCGAACTCCTCGAAGAGCTGGGCCGCGCCTACGCCGGGGCCTTCGACATCGCCCTCGCGGAGGACTCCCTGGAGCAGGCCCGGGTCTTCTCCCGGGTCCTGCTCGACAGCCCGGCCCTGCGCCACAGCTACCACCCCCTCGCCCACCGCCGCCGACTGCTCCTGGAGGAACTCCTCATGGAGCGGGCGGGCGCGCACGCCGCCGACCCGGTCGTACGGGCCGAGCTGGAGGCGTTCGCGGCGCTGGCGAACACGGCGCGGGAGCTGGGCTTCGAGGCGCTGCACAGATCGCTGGCGGCGGGCGAGCCGACGGACCGGGTGCGGGAGGCGGCGGAGACGGCGCTGGCCAGGGGGTACGGGCGGGTGGTGCGGGCTTATGGGGGCAAGGGTGTCGGGGTGTTGGACGCGGGGTAG
- a CDS encoding M64 family metallopeptidase: protein MRRRIPLTLATTFALALTLTPTATATAAPTRHPQPVEYFTGPDGHPRHTTVPASPTPSHPLRPSAPGDGDVTPVVENGPVATTLDVVFVGDGYTGAEQADFRADARAKWEKIAAVEPYASYRQLFNVWAVGAVSRQSGVSGDPVQGVEKDTALRSAFFCDGIERLLCVDTGRVESYAAKAPAADLVVVLSNSAKYGGAGYNDVVSQVGYDGIATASSDHPKSDQVAVHETGHSLGKLADEYQYDEYGTYTGAEPWEVNISKLRADEQAAQRRKWYRWLGETSPDGGAVGAYEGGGYYPKGLYRPTENSVMRTLGREFNLPGREAMIAGFHRHASVLTSTVAPGAEVGRGDRIEVRPSAATTVVRWYVDGREVFRARGRMSVSPRSLGIRADGRGHVVTATGTDATEAVRDPELRRKLTGSLSWPVTR from the coding sequence ATGCGCAGACGAATACCCCTCACCCTCGCCACAACCTTCGCCCTAGCCCTCACCCTCACCCCCACGGCAACAGCAACAGCCGCACCCACCCGCCACCCCCAACCCGTCGAATACTTCACCGGCCCCGACGGCCACCCCAGACACACCACCGTCCCCGCGTCCCCCACCCCGTCCCACCCCCTGCGCCCCTCCGCCCCCGGTGACGGCGACGTGACGCCCGTCGTCGAGAACGGGCCGGTCGCCACCACGCTCGACGTCGTCTTCGTCGGGGACGGGTACACCGGTGCCGAGCAGGCCGACTTCCGCGCGGACGCCCGCGCCAAGTGGGAGAAGATCGCGGCGGTCGAGCCGTACGCGTCCTACCGGCAGCTCTTCAACGTGTGGGCGGTCGGGGCCGTTTCCCGTCAGTCGGGCGTCTCCGGGGACCCCGTGCAGGGGGTCGAGAAGGACACCGCCCTGCGGTCCGCCTTCTTCTGCGACGGCATCGAGCGGCTGCTGTGCGTCGACACCGGCCGCGTCGAGTCGTACGCGGCGAAGGCGCCCGCCGCCGATCTCGTCGTGGTGCTGTCCAACTCCGCCAAGTACGGCGGCGCGGGCTACAACGACGTGGTCTCGCAGGTGGGTTACGACGGCATCGCCACCGCCTCCTCCGACCACCCGAAGTCCGACCAGGTCGCCGTCCACGAGACCGGGCACTCGCTCGGCAAGCTCGCCGACGAGTACCAGTACGACGAGTACGGGACGTACACGGGCGCCGAGCCCTGGGAGGTCAACATCAGCAAGCTCCGCGCCGACGAGCAGGCCGCGCAGCGGAGGAAGTGGTACCGCTGGCTGGGGGAGACCTCGCCGGACGGTGGCGCGGTCGGCGCGTACGAGGGTGGCGGCTACTACCCCAAGGGCCTCTACCGCCCCACCGAGAACTCCGTGATGCGCACGCTCGGGCGCGAGTTCAACCTGCCGGGCCGCGAGGCGATGATCGCGGGCTTCCACCGCCACGCGAGCGTTCTGACCAGCACGGTCGCACCGGGCGCCGAGGTCGGCCGCGGGGACCGGATCGAGGTCCGGCCGTCCGCCGCCACGACGGTGGTCCGGTGGTACGTCGACGGGCGCGAGGTCTTCCGCGCCCGCGGCCGGATGTCCGTCAGCCCGCGCTCGCTCGGCATCCGCGCGGACGGGCGCGGGCACGTGGTGACGGCGACGGGCACCGATGCGACGGAAGCGGTCCGCGACCCGGAACTGCGACGCAAGCTGACGGGGTCACTGAGCTGGCCCGTGACGCGCTGA
- a CDS encoding tetratricopeptide repeat protein, translating to MAENSTHGIRADGPAGTGRPPHSATGVRKRLAAARRTLSTGAAEEATGLFRAAREDAARLGLVDEQFTALLGLGECGLETGELTDARDHFAAAERLLADEPLPRRVPALRGRATAHLLAGELRYSCYLLETTVEALTASGTHDAEALMHLHTASIAPYMDMGAHARAVHAAQLALSLAPKVKDPALVAGMHRGVARTLIAEGRIAEADASLARAQELYRKLGVRTDLAHCHWMRGYVRSQAGDLEGAESELRTARDMLAAKRAVLFTTQVEVELADVLRRRGKAAEAAELLSPLLAPSALGAERGAVHAGGAHRLLGLIAEQRGEHESAEEHYCSALSLLERTGAAGDLADLCRLLGDLLRRTGRVEAALDAYRTGLGHRAAPGTTTLGPAPPPPPY from the coding sequence GTGGCGGAGAACAGCACCCACGGCATACGGGCGGACGGGCCCGCCGGCACCGGCAGGCCCCCGCACTCGGCGACCGGTGTACGGAAACGGCTGGCCGCCGCCCGGCGCACGCTGTCCACGGGCGCCGCGGAGGAGGCCACCGGGCTGTTCCGCGCGGCGCGGGAGGACGCGGCCCGGCTGGGCCTCGTGGACGAGCAGTTCACGGCGCTCCTCGGGCTCGGCGAGTGCGGCCTGGAGACGGGCGAACTCACCGACGCCCGCGACCACTTCGCCGCCGCCGAGCGGCTCCTCGCCGACGAGCCGCTGCCCCGGCGCGTACCGGCGCTGCGCGGCCGGGCCACCGCCCATCTGCTGGCGGGTGAACTGCGCTATTCCTGCTATCTCCTGGAGACCACCGTCGAGGCGCTGACCGCCTCGGGTACGCACGACGCCGAGGCGCTGATGCACCTCCACACGGCCTCCATCGCGCCCTATATGGACATGGGGGCGCACGCCCGCGCCGTGCACGCCGCGCAGCTCGCACTGTCGCTCGCGCCGAAGGTGAAGGATCCGGCACTGGTGGCCGGAATGCACCGGGGCGTCGCCCGGACCCTCATCGCCGAGGGCCGCATCGCGGAGGCCGACGCCTCCCTCGCCCGCGCCCAGGAGCTGTACCGGAAGCTGGGTGTCCGCACCGATCTGGCCCACTGCCACTGGATGCGCGGCTACGTGCGCTCCCAGGCCGGCGACCTGGAGGGCGCCGAGAGCGAACTGCGCACCGCCCGCGACATGCTGGCGGCCAAGCGCGCGGTGCTGTTCACCACGCAGGTCGAGGTGGAGCTGGCGGACGTGCTGCGGCGGCGCGGCAAGGCCGCGGAGGCGGCGGAGCTGCTGAGCCCGCTGCTCGCGCCCTCGGCGCTGGGCGCCGAGCGCGGCGCGGTCCACGCGGGCGGCGCGCACCGGCTGCTGGGCCTCATCGCGGAGCAGCGCGGCGAGCACGAGTCGGCGGAGGAGCACTACTGCTCGGCCCTGTCCCTCCTGGAACGCACGGGCGCGGCGGGCGACCTCGCGGACCTCTGCCGCCTGCTGGGCGACCTGCTCCGGCGCACGGGCCGGGTGGAGGCGGCCCTGGACGCGTACCGCACGGGCCTGGGGCACCGGGCGGCGCCGGGTACGACGACCTTGGGGCCTGCGCCGCCGCCACCGCCGTACTGA
- a CDS encoding DUF4344 domain-containing metallopeptidase produces the protein MLHHAGARPRTPGRGRRVSVVLVTGACVALATACGGTRSQAAASPTSGGLSVSYEAPARGGGAERDFLRERRPAERVAEDVGGAFRLRKAIAIVGRSCEKGDVPEYDPETRRIVLCYSYVAEVRSMFERAHDPDPAGRTAGVITETLYHEVAHALVDTLKLAPTGREEDVADQFAAYRLIPRGPEGRAAVLAAADNYAQYARESRPEDVDLGAEHPPDAARAANYRCYLYGASRAEGSDGDAASDDDLVDGRVLTEERASVCEEEYGALRRGWDGLLGAYRRG, from the coding sequence ATGCTGCATCATGCCGGGGCTCGCCCCCGCACGCCCGGCCGCGGGCGGCGCGTCAGCGTCGTCCTGGTGACCGGGGCGTGTGTCGCCCTGGCGACGGCATGCGGCGGCACGCGGTCGCAGGCCGCCGCGTCCCCCACAAGCGGCGGCCTGTCCGTGTCCTACGAGGCCCCGGCCCGGGGCGGTGGCGCCGAGCGCGACTTCCTGCGCGAGCGCCGGCCCGCGGAGCGGGTCGCCGAGGACGTCGGCGGGGCGTTCCGCCTGCGGAAGGCGATCGCGATCGTCGGCCGTTCCTGCGAGAAGGGCGACGTCCCCGAGTACGACCCGGAGACCCGGCGGATCGTCCTCTGTTATTCGTACGTCGCCGAGGTCCGCTCGATGTTCGAGCGCGCGCACGACCCCGACCCGGCCGGCCGCACGGCCGGAGTCATCACCGAGACGCTCTACCACGAGGTCGCCCACGCCCTCGTGGACACGCTGAAGCTCGCGCCCACGGGCCGCGAGGAGGACGTAGCCGACCAGTTCGCCGCGTACCGGCTGATCCCCCGGGGCCCGGAGGGCCGCGCGGCCGTGCTGGCCGCCGCCGACAACTACGCGCAGTACGCCCGCGAGTCCCGGCCCGAGGACGTAGACCTGGGCGCGGAACACCCGCCGGACGCGGCCCGCGCGGCCAACTACCGCTGCTATCTGTACGGGGCGTCGCGGGCGGAGGGGTCGGACGGGGATGCGGCGTCGGACGACGATCTTGTGGACGGCAGGGTGCTGACGGAGGAGCGGGCGTCGGTGTGCGAGGAGGAGTACGGGGCGTTGCGGCGGGGGTGGGACGGGTTGTTGGGGGCGTATCGGAGGGGGTAG
- a CDS encoding response regulator, with protein MIRVAVVDDEQLVRSGLRMILGTAPDIEVVADCGGGEAVATVRDGAPDVVLLDIRMPDVDGLTVLRALRELPHPPAVGMLTTFDANEYLAAALRSGATGFLLKDTDPEQLVQAVRTLAVGGSVLDPGVTRAVIGGYLAAEAESTAAAAVAGLTPREREVLTHLGAGLANPQIAERMGLAPSTVKDHVRAVLGKLGGLNRVQAAVIADRAGLVTDPPGQGAP; from the coding sequence GTGATCCGTGTTGCGGTGGTGGACGACGAGCAGCTCGTCCGGTCCGGGCTGCGGATGATCCTGGGCACGGCCCCGGACATCGAGGTCGTCGCGGACTGCGGCGGGGGCGAGGCCGTGGCCACCGTGCGGGACGGCGCGCCGGACGTGGTGCTGCTGGACATCCGGATGCCGGACGTCGACGGCCTGACCGTGCTGCGCGCGCTGCGGGAGCTCCCGCACCCGCCGGCCGTCGGCATGCTGACGACCTTCGACGCCAACGAGTACCTCGCCGCGGCGCTGCGCTCCGGCGCCACCGGCTTCCTGCTGAAGGACACCGATCCGGAGCAGCTCGTCCAGGCCGTACGGACCCTCGCGGTCGGCGGCAGCGTCCTGGACCCGGGGGTGACGCGGGCCGTCATCGGCGGCTATCTCGCCGCGGAGGCCGAGTCCACGGCGGCCGCGGCGGTGGCCGGGCTGACCCCGCGCGAGCGCGAGGTGCTCACGCACCTCGGCGCGGGGCTGGCCAATCCGCAGATCGCCGAGCGGATGGGGCTCGCGCCCAGCACGGTCAAGGACCATGTGCGGGCCGTCCTCGGCAAGCTGGGCGGGCTGAACCGGGTGCAGGCCGCGGTCATCGCCGACCGGGCCGGGCTGGTCACGGACCCGCCCGGCCAGGGCGCCCCATGA